The Pseudomonadota bacterium nucleotide sequence ATAACGGCCAATGGGTGCCGCGCCGCGCCACAAGAATATCGGCGACGCGTCTAATTGTTTGTTCGGAATCCCTTTTGTTCAGCCCTGTCCGGATTACGAAATCGGCGCGCCGACGTTTTTCCCCATCGCTCATTTGCCGCGCCAAAATCGCGTCATATTTGTGCACTGTCATGTTGGCGCGCGCCAACACGCGGGCGCGCTGGACGAATTCCGGGGCAGAGACCACGGCGGTGGCGTCACAGCGCGCATCACCGCCGGTTTCAAACAGCAGAGGTATGTCCAGAACGACAAGCCGGCAGCGGCGGCTCTTGGCGGTGGCGAGAAATCTGCGTTCGGCGCGCCGCACCATGGGATGCAGGATGGATTCCAACTGTCGCAGCGCTACTGCGTCCTGAAATACCAATTTTCCCAATGTCGGGCGATCCACGGCTACATCACCACTCTCCTCGACGCGCGCTTCGGGAAATGCCGCCGTCACCGCCGTCACCGCCGCGCCGCCACGCGCCATCAGGCGGTGTACTGCAGCATCGGCATCCCAGATCGTGGCGCCATGACGGGCAAAGGCCCGTGTCGCCGTGCTCTTGCCCATACCGATCGAACCGGTGAGGCCAAGTATCATCATCTTTCTAGCCCGCCAAATCGACTGTCACGAAGGCACGTAGCTCCGCCGTGACTTGCGGCTCGACACCGAACCAAGCGGCAAATCCCGGCCGCGCCTGATGCAGCAGCATACCGAGGCCATCGACGACGATATTGCTGCACTCCCGCGCCGCGGCGAGAAGCGGGGTGGTCAACGGCGAATAAACAAGATCATTCACCACCGCGCGTTTCGGCAGCAGCGAAAGATCGATTTCGAGCGCCGGCTGGCCGGTCATGCCAAGGCTGGTGGTGTTGATCAAAAGCGCGGCGTCTTGCAGGGCAGCATGGCGCTCCGTCCATGGCGCCGGCTTGATGGCGGGCCCTAATATTTTGGCCAATGCTTCGGCGCGCGCCATGGTGCGATTTAAAACTCTGATTTCAGGCGCGCCTGACTGCAACAATCCGGCGCATACCGCGCGCGCCGCGCCGCCCGCGCCCAACACGATTGTCGGGCCCGAAGTAAGATCGAGCTGCGGCGCTCCGTCACGCAAATTCTCGAGAAAGCCAAATGCATCACTGTTGTCACCGCGGAGTGTGCCATCCGTCTTCACGATCACGGTATTCACGGCGCCAATCCGCGCCGCGAGCGGGCTGATTTCGCCGACCAAATCCAACGCCGCCACTTTGTGGGGAATCGTGAGGTTGCAACCGCTGAAGCCCAAAGCCACAAGCCCGCCCAGCGCGGCCTGCAAATTATCCGGCTGCACCGCGAGCGGCAGGTAAGCGCCGTCAATGCCATGGCGCTCCAACCAAAAACCGTGCACACGAGGCGAACGCGAATGCGCTACCGGCCATCCCATCACACCGGCGAGGCGGGTTTTTCCGCTGCCGATCATGCCGCGACGATTCCGCGGCTGCGCAGGAAGTCAAGCAACGGCAACAGGGGGAGGCCAAGAATGGTGAAATAATCGCCTTCGATTTCGGCGAATAATTGCGCGCCCAGACCTTCCAAGCGATAAGCGCCGACACAGCCGAACGCTTCGTCACCGGCGCTCTCCAAATAGCTTTCTATGAAGCTGTCGGAAAAATCGCGCATCTTCAACCGCGGCGCGCCGGTGAAGCGCCACAGGCAGGCACCGTCCTGAACGGCGCACACCGACGTGAAGAGGCGGTGGTCTTTGCCACGCAAAAATCGCAATTGCTTGTCGGCATCGTCGCGATCTCGCGCCTTGTCGAACCAATCACCCTTACAATCGAGCAATTGATCGGCGCCGATGACGAGAGAGCCTGGTGCCTGCTTTGCGACATGGCGCGCCTTCAGCTCCGCCAGCGCCCCTGCCGTTGCCTCCGCGCCCTCCGCCTTCATCGTCGTCTTTAGTTCGTCTTCATCGACATCGGAGGGCCGGGTTTCGAAAGTGAGGCCGGCGCCGCGTAGGAGTTGGGCCCGAGCCGTACTGGCAGACGCCAAAATCAACAATTCTTTACTGTCATCCACGATAATTTTCGACCTCCGGCGATTCCCCTTGACCACCTGATTCAAGAGCTTTTACCCTTGCTGACGATTACAGCTTTACCTTTGCTGACAAATTCGTCAGTGCAAAACGGAATTTCGCACACATGGCGACCGCTTCAGCATCCCCCGACGCCGCGATGGAGGGCAGCGCTTCCTCCTTCACTGCAACGCGCGATAAACTCAGCGAATTTCTGATTCAAGCAACGTTGATAGAGAGTTACCACAGCTTTGTGCGGCACGCCAAACCCTACCCTTTTGCCGCCCGCGAAAGTTTGCAGCCCGGCGCCAGCATGGCGTCATTCGAGCATCCGTTTCAGCGTTCAGCGCTCGTCCTGATTGTCGACGGGGCGTTGCCGGCGAACTTACGCAAGCATATCCGGTTCCGCCGGGCCAATGAACTGAGCGCCGATAATCTGTCCCGTCTGGCGCCTGAAATCGCCATGGCATTGCCCCCACCCGTCAGCCTGGCAATGGGAGACCCTGGGTTTCCCGCACTCTTGGACCGCCTGCTCGATCTGGATTATGCCCTGCTAATGCAGCGCGCGAGCCCGTCTTCGCCAATTACACTTAGCCATATGCATGTGAAGGTTGAGCGGCTGACGGACAATGCGGTGCGCCTGCTCGCCAGTGACCTTGGATATATCCGCCGCACGCTCTACGAAAGTGGCGAGGCGCATGCTGAGATGCTGGAGCGTAAATATTTCGAATATTTCGGCTTTGGGGCCAATGCATCGGGGCGAAAATGTGCCGCGGCCATGGCTGCCCAACTGCTCGGCGCAGACGTTTCTCGATTTGCCGTCTTTGCCACCTGCCAGGAGGATTGCCGCCTCACCATGCTTGATGACAGTGAGTCCGTCACCCATCATCTACTGATCCGGGTGAAGACAAAAACTCTGCGCGCTATCGGTGCTGAAGACCTTGAGAATTATGTGATCGATGCCGGGCGCGGCGCAAATGACGAGTCTATTGTGTGTTATCGCGGGCGATTGTGCCGCACCGCCGCGGCGCGGCCGCTCCCGGCAGAATCAACCGCGCGGCCCGATAGCGGTCTCAATCAGCCTTGGTTGGCAATCACCGAACAGACCTTGCTGCCGCTGCCAGGACATCATGCACCTGCCCTCTCCTTTGACTGGGTGGGTGACTAAGTGAGGGACGGGGTAGGCCGCGCATACGCGCTGGGTTAATCCTCGCCGTCGATATGCTTGGCGTGAAGCTGCAGCACTGCGGCAGCCGTTTCCTCGATCGAGCGGTTTGTCACATCGATCACCGGCCATCCCGTCCTGGAGAACATTCGCCGCGCATGTTGCACCTCTTCGCGCACCGCCACGGGGTCAACATATTCCGTTTCCTCGTCCTGGCCGATCATGCGCAACCGGCTGCGGCGAATATCGACCAGCTGGTTGGCGCCGCAGGTGAGGCCGACGACCAGGGGGCGCTTGAGAAACTCCAACTCCGGCGGCAGCGGGCAACCGGGCACGACGGGCACATTCGCCGTCTTGAATCCACGGTTAGCGAGATAAAAGCAAGTTGGCGTCTTGGACGAGCGCGACACGCCGACCAACACGATATCGGCACCCTCTAACGAACCGGTGGCCTGGCCATCGTCGTGCTGCAAAGTAAAGTTCATGGCGTCGATCCGGCCAAGATAATGCGCATCCATGACATGCTGGCTGCCCGGCAAGTTTTGGCTTTCAACGCCGAGGTACTGGCTCAAGGTCGCGATCACCATATCGAGCAAAGGGATGCAGGGTATGTCGAGCTCGCGGCAGCCTTCCTGCAGCGCTTGGCGTAGTTCCTGATCGACCAGCGTAAACATAACCACGCCTGGATTTGCCGCAACGCTGGAAAGAACGCGCTTTAATTGATCTCTCGACCGCACCAGCGACCAAAGATGCTCGATCGCCTCGACATCGCTGAACTGTGCCACCGCGCCGCGCGCCACCGTGATAACGGTTTCGCCTGTGGCGTCGGAAACAAGGTGGAGATGAAAACTTTTAACGCTCATATCCTATCCTTCACCGCCTTGTGTATAAGCCTATCATGCATTGTGAACAGCTTTGCAATCGGCCATCTGCCGGGATTCGTCAGCAAACGACGCGCCGCGATAGAGAGGACTTATGCTCAAAATCAGAAGTCCCTTCGTTTGCGGGGATATGTATTTTCGCGAGAAACTTATCCCACCAATCCCCGCTTTGTCCCGCGGCTAATTTTCGCATTAATTTTCGGTTGGTTGGAACATCACGCCCGTGATATCCCAAGGCCATCCACCGATGCGAAGAGGTGCCTGGCCTCTTGCCTGTTTGCCGGTGATGCTGGGGATAACAGCTTAATCCCCGGTTTCCCCCGTCCTACTACAACTACCACTACCTTTAATTTTTATAAGAATGTAAGAGTAGTAGGCATTCGCATATCTGTTCATAAGCCGATTCTCGTGACCATCTGGATGATTCTTTCATGAACTCCGAAGCTGGCATCAAGCCGTTGCTCTCGGCGCTGAGGGGCGTGCGTCAGACGCCCGTGCCGTTCTGGTATATGCGCCAGGCTGGGCGCTATTTGCCGGAATATCGCAAGCTGCGGGCCGAGGCCGGCGATTTCCTTGATCTCTGCTACTCGCCCGATCTTGCCGTTGAAGTCAGCCTGCAACCGCTCCGGCGCTATGACATGGATGGCGTAATTTTATTCTCGGATATTCTAGTGGTGCCTGATGCGCTCGGAATCGGCCTCAGATATGTTGAGGGTGAGGGCCCAAAGCTTGATGCGCTGGACCAGCGCGATCCCCTGCCAGTTTATGAGCGTGAAAAATTTCTCGCCCATTTGTCTCCTGTGTTCGAAACGTTGAAGGGTATCAATGCTCGTGCGCCCGCCACCGCTACCGTGATCGGTTTCGCCGGTGCGCCGTGGACGGTTGCCACCTATATGATCGAGGGCGGCAGCAGCCGGGATTTCGCCAAGACTAAAACCTGGGCGTTTCAGAATCCTGAGTCCTTTCAAAACCTGATTAACTTATTAGTCGATTCGACATCCGATTACCTGTTGGCCCAGATCTATGCCGGCGCTGATGTTGTGCAAATTTTCGACAGCTGGGCAGGCGTGTTGCCGGAGATCGCCTTGCAGCGCTGGAGCCTGGCGCCAATTCTTGAAATCGTTAGGCGTGTCCGGCAGAAACATCCGGACGTGCCGGTTATCGCATTCCCGCGTGGCGCCGGCGTTTCTTATGCCGCCTATGCGGAGAGCGCGGATATCTCGGCCGTGTCACTGGATTCAACGATGCCGCTGTCCTGGGCCGCTGCGCACCTTCAGCCGCATGCGGTCGTGCAAGGTAACCTTGATCCCTTACTCCTCGTCTGTGGCGGCGCACCATTGTTCGAAGAGGCCGAGCGGATATTAACGACGCTTTCTGGTAAGCCGTTCGTGTTTAATCTTGGTCATGGCATCGTGCCGCAAACGCCGCCCGAACATGTTGCCGCTTTGTCAGAATTCATTCGCGGTTGGAGAGCCTAGGCGATGACGCGGACCGCTGTTGTGCTGTTCAATTTGGGTGGGCCGGATTCGCTCGAAGCGGTTGAGCCGTTCCTTTTCAACCTGTTTAGCGACCCGGCAATCATCCGCCTGCCGCGTCTATTACGTCACTGGGTTGCAACGCGGATATCGCGCCGCCGTGCGCCCATCGCGCAAGAGATCTATCGCCAGATCGGCGGTAAATCCCCAATCGTCGAGCAAACCCAGGCGCAAGCCGAAGCCTTGCAGGCGGCGCTCTCCGATTTGGGCGAGGTTCGGGTGTTTACCGCCATGCGCTATTGGCACCCGAGAAGCGATGTGGCGGCGATGGAAGTCAGAGGATTTGCGCCGGATAACATCGTGCTGCTGCCGCTCTATCCTCAGTTCTCGACGGCGACGACAAAGTCTTCGTTGGTCGATTGGTATCGAGCGGCAAAAAAAGTTGGCCTCCTGGCGCCGCGGGTGACGAGCACGGCGCTCTGCTGTTACGCCACGGCCAAAGGATTGATCGAGGCACAGGGCGACCTGATCGCGCCGCTCCTGAGCACAGCCGCGGCGCGCGGGCCGGTCCGCTTGTTGCTGTCGGCGCATGGCTTGCCTGAGCGCATCGTGAAGCGCGGCGATCCTTATGCCTGGCAGGTCGAGCAGACCGCAGCCCATATCGTCGCCCGCCTCGGAATAGAGAATTTGGACTGGCGGTTGTGTTATCAAAGCCGCGTTGGGCCGATGAAATGGATTGGCCCAGCCACTGACGATGAAATTCGCCGCGCCGGAGCCGATGGTGTGGCATTGGTGATCGCGCCTATTGCCTTCGTTTCCGAACATTCGGAAACGCTGGTCGAGCTCGATATTGAGTATCGCGACCTGGCGGAAAGTTGCGGCGTCCCCGCCTATCATCGCGTGCCTGCCGTGGCTTGCCACCCGGCGTTTATTGCGGCGCTGGCGGATTTGACCCGGCAATGTCTGGAACGCGCACCCGGGCACTGCGACAGCATGTTTTCGTTGTCCGCTGACCGGGTGTGTCCGGCGCCGCATTCGGGCTGCCCACTCGTGGCGGGTTGACGGCAGCGCGTCCGGAGCAATCACATGGCAGGCGATATTTATATTTGGCTAAAAGCTCTGCACATTATTTCGGTAGTGGCATGGATGGCCGGCTTGCTCTATCTGCCGCGACTTTTCGTTTATCACTGCGCTGCCGAGGCCGGTTCTCCGCAAGCGAAAACCTTCGAGATCATGGAACGCAGATTGCTGCGCGCCATCATGAATCCGGCAATGATCCTGAGCCTGGGATTTGGTGGCGCATTGCTGACCCAAACCAATGTTGTGGACTGGTCAGGCGATATTTGGATCTATCTGAAACTCGTTTTTGTCGCTCTACTGGTGGTGCTGCATCATTTTTTGGAGCGCTGGCGGATTGCCTTCGCAGCCGGGGAAAATCGTTTCGACGCCCGGTTTTATAAGCGTGTGAACGAAGTGCCGACACTCGCGCTGATTGCCATCGTGATCTTCGTTGTGGTCAAGCCATTTTGAGTTTCGGTTAATCTTTGTTTGACATTCGCGGCCTGTGTTCGATAATCCGCCCGCTGAACGCAAGGAACGGGCACGGAAGATCGCCCGGTGCGCCAGTCTCTCCAAGTTACTCCCGATAAATCACCGTTATTCGGCCAAAGCGCGCCGTTATGTGATCATCCAAATTCCTCTCCCGCCTTTCACGTCAGGTTATCCCCGCCATGCATCTCCAGGACCTCAAAACTAAATCCCCTAAAGAATTGCTCGAGTTTGCCGAAAATTTGCAAATCGAGAATGCCATCACCATGCGTCGCCAAGATCTGCTGTTTTCCATTCTCAAGCAGCTCGCCGATAATGATGAGGTCATCACTGGCTCCGGCGTTCTGGAAGCCTTGCAAGATGGTTTTGGGTTTATGCGCTCTCCGGAAGCGAGTTACCTGCCCGGGCCCGACGATATTTATGTCAGCCCCAGTCAGATCAGGCGCTTTTCGCTGAGAACCGGCGATACGCTGGAGGGACCGATTCGCTCGCCGAAGGATGGTGAGCGTTATTTTGCGTTGCTGGAGCTGGAGACGATCAATTTCGATCCGCCCGAGAAAATCAGGCACAAAGTAAATTTCGATAATTTGACTCCGCTTTATCCCGACGATCGCTTCACCCTCGAAATCAACGACCCGACGGTAAAGGACACGACTGGGCGCATCCTGGATTTGGTGGCGCCGCTCGGCAAGGGCCAGCGCGCCTTGATCGTTGCGCCGCCGCGCACCGGCAAAACCGTGATGCTGCAAAATATTGCCCATTCCATTGAGGCCAACCATCCCGAAGCCATATTGATCGTTCTGTTGATCGACGAGCGGCCGGAGGAGGTCACCGACATGGCCCGCTCAGTGAAGGGCGAGGTGGTCAGCTCGACCTTCGACGAACCCGCTACCCGCCATGTTCAGGTCGCGGAAATGGTCATCGAAAAAGCCAAACGGCTGATCGAGCATAAACGCGACGTGGTGATTCTGCTGGATTCGATCACCCGCCTGGCCCGCGCCTACAACACGGTCGTGCCGTCTTCCGGCAAGGTGCTGACTGGCGGTGTTGACGCCAACGCCTTGCAGCGTCCTAAGCGCTTCTTTGGTGCCGCGCGCAATATCGAGGAAGGTGGATCGTTGACCATCATCGCCACCGCCCTGGTCGATACCGGCTCGCGCATGGACGAGGTGATCTTCGAGGAGTTCAAGGGGACCGGTAATTCGGAAATCATACTTGACCGCAAGTTGGCTGATAAGCGGACCTGGCCGAGCATGGACATCGCGCGCTCCGGCACGCGCAAGGAAGAGCTGTTGGTGGACAAGGCCACGCTCTCGAAGATGTGGGTCCTGCGCCGTATCCTGATGCCGATGGGCGTGGTGGATGCCATGGAATTCCTCATCGACAAGACCAAAGGTACCAAAAACAACCAAGACTTTTTCGATTCGATGAATGCCTAGTCCTGGGAATGCCTAATTTGCGAATGCCTAACCAGGAACCCGGCGGTTGTTCGAGCAATCCCGGCCGCGGTCTCTTTCACGCGCCATAGGCTAAGGCCGAGCCATGACAGACGCCGCCGAGCGCCGCCAAATTCCCTTGCGCGGCATACTTTATATGTTGGCGACGGCGGTCGTCATCTTTCCGTTGCTCAATGCCTCGGTCAAATATCTGTCCGCCGATTATTCGCTGGTGCAGATCATTTGGATTCGCTCGGTCGTTCACCTGCTGTGGATGGTGTTGTTATTCATGCCGGGGCTCGGCCTGCGGCTATTCGCGACGCGCCGCCTCAAGCTGCAACTCACGCGCTCTCTGTTGCAATTGTGCGCACTTACCACTTTTGTCGTCGGCCTGCTTTACATTCCGATGACGACCGCCACCGCCATATTCTTCACCGGGCCGCTCATCGTGGTGGCGCTTGCCGTCCCACTGCTGGGCGAGCGCGTTGGTATCCGGCGCTGGCTGGCTGTGCTGGCGGGTTTTGCCGGGGCGCTGATCATTATTCGCCCGGGCGCCGATGGCACGCACTGGGCCGCAGTGCTGATCCTCGCCTCAGCGTGTTTCTACGCTCTCTATCAGGTATTGACGCGCCGCGCCGCAGATCACGACGATTTCCGCGTGTCCGCAGTCTACACAATCCTGATCGCTCTAGTGGTTTCCAGCATTGCGGTACCGTTTTTCTGGGAAACGCCCGTGGGTTGGCTCGATTGGCTGATATTTGGCGGCCTCGGCTTTCTTGGCGGCCTCGGCCATCTCTTTGTCATTAAGGCCTATGAGCATGCTGAGGCGTCGTTTATCGGCCCGTTCGATTACGGCCAATTGCTCGGTGCGACGGTTGTCGGATATCTGGTGTTCGCCGAGTTTCCCGATTTATGGACTTGGATCGGCGCTGCCGTCATCATCGTAAGTGGTATATATGTGGCGCGCCGCGAAGCGCTGGTACGGCGCCGGGCGACCCAAGGACCGGGGACAGTCTAAACGAGGCCCATCTGCGCCAACACGGCCTGGGTAAGCGGCGCGTCAGCGTCCGCGAGCTGGCTGAGAATGGTGTAATGATTGCAGCCCTCGAGATAGAGCAGGTCAGTAGCATGATCAGCGGCGCGGCATTGTTCAGCATAGACCCGCGATTGGCGCAAAAATTCATCGGTTTCGTCAGCGCCCACGGCCACGGTTAACGCCGCGCCGGCGCGCGGCAGGCGGAACAACGGGCTGAATTGCCGCGCGCTCTTCGCATCGAGCCCAAGATCATTATTTATCGATGTCTCGATTAGGGGCGCCAAATCGTACAGGCCGCTTATTGCCGTGATGCCGCGGATGATATCTGCCGGCAGGCCGCGCGCCGGCCAGTCCGTTGCCACCAACTCGGCTGCGAGATGGCCGCCGGCGGAATGCCCTGCAAGGTGGATTCGTGAGCGGTCGAAATTACCCGCCGCCGAGTTGTCATAAAGCCAGGCGACGGCGTCACGCGCATGCGCGACGATTTCGCCCATCGGCGTATCCGGCGCCAGCCCGTAATTGATGTTGGCCAGCGCGCCGCCGCGGGCGATGACGGGTGCTGCGATGAAGCCGTAATTGGTCTTCTCGTTGGAGCGCCAATAGCCGCCATGAATGAAAATCAGTAGGGGACTTGCAGCGGCACGTGCCGGAAACAAATCGAGCTGCTGGCGCGGCGCCTTGCCGTAGCGCAGATCTTCTTGCCAATCGAGGCTGGCTTTCGCCTTCGCACTCGCCGCTGCCCAGCCATCGCGCACGCTTTGATGATCGGGATGGCGGGCGCGGATATTGTATTCGGCTTCCAGGGTTGCCGGCGGGGTCGGGTTATCCGATGTGGTCACGGCACAAAAATCGTCGATCCCGTGGTCTTGCGCGCTTCCAAATCGCGGTGAGCCTGCGCGGCTTCCGCCAGCGGATAGGTTTGATTGACTTCGATCTTGACGGCGCCACTTTCGACAACGTCGAACAAGGCCGTGGCGGATGCTTCCAATTCTGCCCGCGTCGCGTTGTAGGCGAACAGGGTCGGGCGCGTAAGGAAAAGCGATTTCGGCGCCAGCATGCCGGTGTGGAATTCATTGTAGGGACCCGACGCCTGGCCGAAATTGACCATCATGCCGAGGCGCTTCAGACATTCGAGCGAGCCCTGAAAGGTGTCGTTGCAGACGGAATCATAGACCACCGGCACGCCCTCGCCATTGGTCAATTCCTTGACCTGCGCGACCCAATCTTCGCTGCGGTAATTGATTGTATGGTGGCAACCATGGGCTTTTGCCAGCGCCGCTTTTTCGCTGCTGCCGACGGTGCCGATTACCGTCACGCCGAGATGGTTGAGCCATTGACACTGAATCAGCCCGACGCCGCCGGCCGCGGCATGAACCAACACGGTTTCGCCGGCCTTCGCCGGATAGGTACGGCGGATCAGATATTCCACCGTCATGCCCTGCAGCATCATTGCTGCGCCTTGTTCGAAAGAAATAGCGTCTGGCAATTTGACCAGATATTGAGCCGACATATTGCGCGCTTCCGCATAGGCGCCTGACGGCGCCGGCGCCGCATAGGCGACCCGGTCTCCGACCGCGACTTCGCTAACGCCCTCGCCGATTGCCTCCACCACGCCGGCGCCTTCCATGCCGATGGTCCACGGCAATTGTGGCACGGGGTAGAGTCCGGAGCGCAGGTAGACGTCGATGTAATTGAGGCCGATCGCCACATGGCGCACTTGCGCCTCACCGGCA carries:
- a CDS encoding alpha/beta hydrolase, which codes for MTTSDNPTPPATLEAEYNIRARHPDHQSVRDGWAAASAKAKASLDWQEDLRYGKAPRQQLDLFPARAAASPLLIFIHGGYWRSNEKTNYGFIAAPVIARGGALANINYGLAPDTPMGEIVAHARDAVAWLYDNSAAGNFDRSRIHLAGHSAGGHLAAELVATDWPARGLPADIIRGITAISGLYDLAPLIETSINNDLGLDAKSARQFSPLFRLPRAGAALTVAVGADETDEFLRQSRVYAEQCRAADHATDLLYLEGCNHYTILSQLADADAPLTQAVLAQMGLV
- a CDS encoding kinase/pyrophosphorylase, which produces MSVKSFHLHLVSDATGETVITVARGAVAQFSDVEAIEHLWSLVRSRDQLKRVLSSVAANPGVVMFTLVDQELRQALQEGCRELDIPCIPLLDMVIATLSQYLGVESQNLPGSQHVMDAHYLGRIDAMNFTLQHDDGQATGSLEGADIVLVGVSRSSKTPTCFYLANRGFKTANVPVVPGCPLPPELEFLKRPLVVGLTCGANQLVDIRRSRLRMIGQDEETEYVDPVAVREEVQHARRMFSRTGWPVIDVTNRSIEETAAAVLQLHAKHIDGED
- a CDS encoding shikimate dehydrogenase, which produces MIGSGKTRLAGVMGWPVAHSRSPRVHGFWLERHGIDGAYLPLAVQPDNLQAALGGLVALGFSGCNLTIPHKVAALDLVGEISPLAARIGAVNTVIVKTDGTLRGDNSDAFGFLENLRDGAPQLDLTSGPTIVLGAGGAARAVCAGLLQSGAPEIRVLNRTMARAEALAKILGPAIKPAPWTERHAALQDAALLINTTSLGMTGQPALEIDLSLLPKRAVVNDLVYSPLTTPLLAAARECSNIVVDGLGMLLHQARPGFAAWFGVEPQVTAELRAFVTVDLAG
- the hemJ gene encoding protoporphyrinogen oxidase HemJ, producing MAGDIYIWLKALHIISVVAWMAGLLYLPRLFVYHCAAEAGSPQAKTFEIMERRLLRAIMNPAMILSLGFGGALLTQTNVVDWSGDIWIYLKLVFVALLVVLHHFLERWRIAFAAGENRFDARFYKRVNEVPTLALIAIVIFVVVKPF
- a CDS encoding DMT family transporter, whose amino-acid sequence is MTDAAERRQIPLRGILYMLATAVVIFPLLNASVKYLSADYSLVQIIWIRSVVHLLWMVLLFMPGLGLRLFATRRLKLQLTRSLLQLCALTTFVVGLLYIPMTTATAIFFTGPLIVVALAVPLLGERVGIRRWLAVLAGFAGALIIIRPGADGTHWAAVLILASACFYALYQVLTRRAADHDDFRVSAVYTILIALVVSSIAVPFFWETPVGWLDWLIFGGLGFLGGLGHLFVIKAYEHAEASFIGPFDYGQLLGATVVGYLVFAEFPDLWTWIGAAVIIVSGIYVARREALVRRRATQGPGTV
- a CDS encoding quinone oxidoreductase, translating into MTKAIRLYEQGGPEVLKYEDVDVPAPGAGEAQVRHVAIGLNYIDVYLRSGLYPVPQLPWTIGMEGAGVVEAIGEGVSEVAVGDRVAYAAPAPSGAYAEARNMSAQYLVKLPDAISFEQGAAMMLQGMTVEYLIRRTYPAKAGETVLVHAAAGGVGLIQCQWLNHLGVTVIGTVGSSEKAALAKAHGCHHTINYRSEDWVAQVKELTNGEGVPVVYDSVCNDTFQGSLECLKRLGMMVNFGQASGPYNEFHTGMLAPKSLFLTRPTLFAYNATRAELEASATALFDVVESGAVKIEVNQTYPLAEAAQAHRDLEARKTTGSTIFVP
- a CDS encoding Maf family nucleotide pyrophosphatase, which gives rise to MDDSKELLILASASTARAQLLRGAGLTFETRPSDVDEDELKTTMKAEGAEATAGALAELKARHVAKQAPGSLVIGADQLLDCKGDWFDKARDRDDADKQLRFLRGKDHRLFTSVCAVQDGACLWRFTGAPRLKMRDFSDSFIESYLESAGDEAFGCVGAYRLEGLGAQLFAEIEGDYFTILGLPLLPLLDFLRSRGIVAA
- the hemH gene encoding ferrochelatase, with the translated sequence MTRTAVVLFNLGGPDSLEAVEPFLFNLFSDPAIIRLPRLLRHWVATRISRRRAPIAQEIYRQIGGKSPIVEQTQAQAEALQAALSDLGEVRVFTAMRYWHPRSDVAAMEVRGFAPDNIVLLPLYPQFSTATTKSSLVDWYRAAKKVGLLAPRVTSTALCCYATAKGLIEAQGDLIAPLLSTAAARGPVRLLLSAHGLPERIVKRGDPYAWQVEQTAAHIVARLGIENLDWRLCYQSRVGPMKWIGPATDDEIRRAGADGVALVIAPIAFVSEHSETLVELDIEYRDLAESCGVPAYHRVPAVACHPAFIAALADLTRQCLERAPGHCDSMFSLSADRVCPAPHSGCPLVAG
- the coaE gene encoding dephospho-CoA kinase (Dephospho-CoA kinase (CoaE) performs the final step in coenzyme A biosynthesis.), translated to MMILGLTGSIGMGKSTATRAFARHGATIWDADAAVHRLMARGGAAVTAVTAAFPEARVEESGDVAVDRPTLGKLVFQDAVALRQLESILHPMVRRAERRFLATAKSRRCRLVVLDIPLLFETGGDARCDATAVVSAPEFVQRARVLARANMTVHKYDAILARQMSDGEKRRRADFVIRTGLNKRDSEQTIRRVADILVARRGTHWPLCWPATAS
- the hemE gene encoding uroporphyrinogen decarboxylase gives rise to the protein MNSEAGIKPLLSALRGVRQTPVPFWYMRQAGRYLPEYRKLRAEAGDFLDLCYSPDLAVEVSLQPLRRYDMDGVILFSDILVVPDALGIGLRYVEGEGPKLDALDQRDPLPVYEREKFLAHLSPVFETLKGINARAPATATVIGFAGAPWTVATYMIEGGSSRDFAKTKTWAFQNPESFQNLINLLVDSTSDYLLAQIYAGADVVQIFDSWAGVLPEIALQRWSLAPILEIVRRVRQKHPDVPVIAFPRGAGVSYAAYAESADISAVSLDSTMPLSWAAAHLQPHAVVQGNLDPLLLVCGGAPLFEEAERILTTLSGKPFVFNLGHGIVPQTPPEHVAALSEFIRGWRA
- the rho gene encoding transcription termination factor Rho codes for the protein MHLQDLKTKSPKELLEFAENLQIENAITMRRQDLLFSILKQLADNDEVITGSGVLEALQDGFGFMRSPEASYLPGPDDIYVSPSQIRRFSLRTGDTLEGPIRSPKDGERYFALLELETINFDPPEKIRHKVNFDNLTPLYPDDRFTLEINDPTVKDTTGRILDLVAPLGKGQRALIVAPPRTGKTVMLQNIAHSIEANHPEAILIVLLIDERPEEVTDMARSVKGEVVSSTFDEPATRHVQVAEMVIEKAKRLIEHKRDVVILLDSITRLARAYNTVVPSSGKVLTGGVDANALQRPKRFFGAARNIEEGGSLTIIATALVDTGSRMDEVIFEEFKGTGNSEIILDRKLADKRTWPSMDIARSGTRKEELLVDKATLSKMWVLRRILMPMGVVDAMEFLIDKTKGTKNNQDFFDSMNA